A DNA window from Fragaria vesca subsp. vesca linkage group LG3, FraVesHawaii_1.0, whole genome shotgun sequence contains the following coding sequences:
- the LOC101297225 gene encoding actin-depolymerizing factor 2-like isoform 1 produces the protein MVLIYTYDQANAASGFAVDDDCKLKFLDLKAKRTYRFIVFKIEEKLKQVVVEKLGEPAQSYEEFTASLPADECRYAVYDFDFVTAENCQKSRIFFIAWSPDTSRVRNKMIYASSKDRFKRELDGIQIELQATDPTEMDLDVIRSRAS, from the exons ATGGTATTGATATATACCTATGATCAGGCCAATGCAGCATCAGGGTTTGCTGTGGATGATGATTGCAAACTAAAGTTCTTGGACTTGAAGGCCAAAAGAACTTACCGCTTCATTGTATTCAAGATTGAGGAGAAACTGAAGCAGGTGGTTGTGGAGAAATTAGGTGAGCCAGCTCAAAGCTATGAAGAATTCACTGCAAGCCTTCCTGCTGATGAATGCAGATATGCTGTCTATGATTTCGACTTTGTGACTGCTGAAAACTGTCAGAAAAGTAGGATTTTCTTCATTGCATG GTCCCCTGATACATCAAGGGTGAGAAACAAGATGATTTATGCAAGCTCGAAGGACAGGTTCAAGAGAGAATTGGATGGTATCCAAATAGAGCTGCAGGCCACTGACCCAACTGAGATGGATCTTGATGTTATCAGAAGTCGTGCCAGCTAA
- the LOC101297225 gene encoding actin-depolymerizing factor 2-like isoform 2 → MANAASGFAVDDDCKLKFLDLKAKRTYRFIVFKIEEKLKQVVVEKLGEPAQSYEEFTASLPADECRYAVYDFDFVTAENCQKSRIFFIAWSPDTSRVRNKMIYASSKDRFKRELDGIQIELQATDPTEMDLDVIRSRAS, encoded by the exons ATG GCCAATGCAGCATCAGGGTTTGCTGTGGATGATGATTGCAAACTAAAGTTCTTGGACTTGAAGGCCAAAAGAACTTACCGCTTCATTGTATTCAAGATTGAGGAGAAACTGAAGCAGGTGGTTGTGGAGAAATTAGGTGAGCCAGCTCAAAGCTATGAAGAATTCACTGCAAGCCTTCCTGCTGATGAATGCAGATATGCTGTCTATGATTTCGACTTTGTGACTGCTGAAAACTGTCAGAAAAGTAGGATTTTCTTCATTGCATG GTCCCCTGATACATCAAGGGTGAGAAACAAGATGATTTATGCAAGCTCGAAGGACAGGTTCAAGAGAGAATTGGATGGTATCCAAATAGAGCTGCAGGCCACTGACCCAACTGAGATGGATCTTGATGTTATCAGAAGTCGTGCCAGCTAA